CTGGGCCACACTACCAATATAATTTAAATGCTCCCACTCAGGTAAACCCATCGGGCTAACCCCATCACTATCCCCATCCCCCGGGAATAACCAGATAAAACCATCTAACTCCTGCACAGGGTAACGCTTAATCTTGCAACTAGGTAACTTTTGCTTTTCTTCGAGATAAGGTACAAAAGAGCAACTTCCCTCTTGATTAAACTGCCATCCATGGTAAGCACATTCAATATTATCATTGACCACCTGACCAGCACTCAATTTTACCTGACGATGGGGACAACGATCCTCCAAAGCATTAATCTTTCCTTGGCTATCTCGGAAAAGGACAATTTCATGATGCCAAAGGGTGACACTCACAGGCTGATGGGTAACTTCCACATCTCTGGCTACCACATACCAATGATCTAAATTAATTCCGCAAGTGCGCACATTAGGCTTATATTCTAACTGTCCCATAACCTTAGTAACTCAGTAATGACCCTAAATAATGATATATTACAAACTTAAAAATCGACAAATTGATTTTGGAATAACGGTTCTCAGTGTTGGTAAGATTTCAAGTGATACTAAATCCGTGAATCAAAATATACCTTAGTTCAATTTATTGAACGATAAACTGTTAACCTTGTAATTCATTGCAAGGCGGATGATTATATACTTTTCACATCGGATTGGGTATCAAACCCTAAACTTTTACAGGTTGCAATTTTTCGCTATCTATAATCCAATTTTTCAAAATAGGATTTACCACCTCTGGGGCTTCATCTTGGGGGCAATGCCCTAAACCTTCCAAGGGAATAAACTGTTTCACCGTAGGAAAATTCGCCCACTCCTTCGCCATTTCAATGGGTTCCCATGGATCTTCAGTACCCCATAAAATAATAGCAGGGCAGGGTAAAATCGGTAATAGCTCCTCGGCTAGTGGGCCTCCTGAATAGCCTGTAAAAGCAAGAAATACCGCCGCTGCACCCACGTCTTGGGAGGGTTGATAAATTAGCTCAATTAAATCATCGGTAATGGCATCACTGCGACGATAGGCTTGGGATAAAATTCGGCGGATGACTTTTGGTTTGGCGATTTGTTGAAAGAAAAAATTGCCGATAGCTCTATTTTTTAAGACTTTTTGCATGGCGGTAGCCCCCACATTACGCACCCAAGGGAGGGATTCTCTTTTGCTCTCATGCAGTAGTCTGAGGGAACAATTTAGGGCGGCAATACCCAACACTAATTCGGGAAAATCTACAGCGGTTTGCATGATTACCACACAACCAATGGAGTTACCCACTAAGTAAACGGGGCTACCGACAATTTCTTTACAAAAATCTGCTACCTGTTGCGCCCATGTGTCGAAGGTGTAGCTAATGTCTTGATCTGGTTCTGGTTTTGCGGATGCCCCAAAGCCTATTAAGTCTAAGGCATAGCAATTAAAGTCTTCTCCTAAGACGGGCATATTTTTGCGCCAATGACCGCAATTTGCACCAAAGCCATGGACTAACACCACCGCAGTGCCTTCTTTTTTGCCATAGGATTGGTAGCCGATATTATAACCTCGCCATTGCCATGTTTGATAGTTCAACATTATTGATGCTTTGATTTTATTTATTTCTTTATCTTCTATTGTAAAGTAATGTTAAGAAGTAAGGGAAATAGTCATGGGATTTTAAATACTCAGTGATTGCTACAATTTATTAGTAATATTTGATACTGTTTTTTGTTAGTGAATAATAATATTTTAGTGAGTGATTATTTAGGTGATTTTTTAGGAGAAATGCTTTTTTATTGGACAAAAGATAAAGGGGGAGATATTACCATCTATAATGATTTATGTTATAGTTTGAGTCTCAATGAAAAAAAGAAAGATATTACTTTTAGTAGTCCTATATGTGTAAGAATATCTCAGTCTTTAAATTTGAATAGTAATCAACTAGCGAAGGAGATTGTTGATATTTATGAGCAAAATAAATCAATCTATTCTAGTAATTTAATTATTATAAATGCTAACAATGGTTGGTTAGAATTAACCTTAACGAAATATTTTTTAAGTAGATATTTAGTTAATTTATCTCAATATTGCCTTAATAATGACTATTTAAATATAGCTAAAAAACACGCATATTTTAAATACATATATATTTATTGCCGTATTTGTTCTCTGTTGAGGTCTGCCCATGAACAGAGAATAATTCAGTTAAATAATCTTGATTTTTGTTTGAATAAATGGAATGTTATTGATTTAGAAAACAATATTTTTACAAATTTAATATATACAAATAATAGAGATTTAGCTTTAATAAAAAATATGATTTATTGTTTGGAAGTAACCTTTAAGAAAAGCAATAAAGTTAATTATTTTAGTGTCCTTGATAAAATGTATCAAGGATTGGTGCATTGGGAGAAAAATTGTCGTATTTGGGGACAAGTAAAACAGGAAAATATTAGTTTAGCTAGGGCTAGGTTGGGGTTAGGGGCGATCGCCCTTAGATATTATCAAAACCTATGTAAATCGGTATTTATAGAAGAATTTCCCACAGAATTATAACCACTATCTTAACCAAACACTAATATTAATATTGCCATTAACCTTTCTAATTTGACCATCCCATTTAGCCAGACTAAAAGCCCTCAAATCCGTTTCACCCTGCACCACCTGCCTTAAAGCCTCCCTCACCTCAGGGGTAATATTACCCCGTAATAAACGCTCAAAAGTAGCCTCAATGGTTGCCGTATCCACCGCCACAGGAAAAGATAAATTAACTTCCTGAATACTTCCATTAGCATCATTCACCTTATAACTAACCTGACTATTCGTATTAAAAATATTGTCATAACTCCATTCGGTCGTATTATCATCAGGATTAGACTGAGTTTGATTTGGTTGCCCAAATCGACCTAAAATTTCATTTACCACATTCCCGGTAGTTAAAACAGGTAAAGGATTTTGCTCCCTCGTATTATTCGGAGGATTAACAGGCTCAACATTATCTGAATTTTGGTTACTATCAGGATTATTAGTATCAGGGGAAGTATTTTCATTTTGAGCCATTTCCGAATTATTTTCCCCATTGGTTTCCTCCGTTGGATTTTCTTCTTCTACGGTTTCTTCTTCTTGGGGGCGGCGGAATATATCAGGATTGAAAATAGGATTACGACGATTTGATTCAATGGTAGGTGATTGATTTTCCTCAGGAATTTCGGTTGTTTGATTTTCCCCCGACTCATTGGCAAACTCACCATTAGAATTACTAAATAAATTGGCAATTACCCCATAGCCAAGGGTAAAAGAGGCGATCGCAATGAGAGATAACCATAAAATAGGTAATAAAGAGCCAAAAAAGCCCCGTTTGTCCTCCTCCTCATAATCTCGAGTAAAATTATTAACCGCTACCGTGCCACCATTTCCCCGTCGCACAGTGCCACCATTAATAGAGTTATTAACCAAATTATGAGGATTAACACGCCCTCCCACAGCCACTGTCGGATCATAACTCACCGTTTGACTATTATTATTAATAGGAGTTCGACTATTATCAGTAGATATTACAGGGCTACCAAAACCCACCGTAGGATTATGAGAAGTAACAGGCTTTAATGCCTCTAACATTTCCGGTGCGCTCGAAAAACGCTCCCGAGGATTAAAACGAATCGCCCTATCAATTACCCCCGCAAGATTAGAATGTAAATCAGGAATCTCATCACGCCATAAAATC
This window of the Cyanobacterium stanieri LEGE 03274 genome carries:
- a CDS encoding alpha/beta fold hydrolase — translated: MLNYQTWQWRGYNIGYQSYGKKEGTAVVLVHGFGANCGHWRKNMPVLGEDFNCYALDLIGFGASAKPEPDQDISYTFDTWAQQVADFCKEIVGSPVYLVGNSIGCVVIMQTAVDFPELVLGIAALNCSLRLLHESKRESLPWVRNVGATAMQKVLKNRAIGNFFFQQIAKPKVIRRILSQAYRRSDAITDDLIELIYQPSQDVGAAAVFLAFTGYSGGPLAEELLPILPCPAIILWGTEDPWEPIEMAKEWANFPTVKQFIPLEGLGHCPQDEAPEVVNPILKNWIIDSEKLQPVKV
- a CDS encoding serine/threonine-protein kinase, coding for MNTTTLLNNRYQIIESIGRGGFGETFLAIDTHSPSGKRCVIKQLKPIINESNIPEWMYERFEQEARILEHLGDEQIQVPRLHAYFCEDNNFYLVQEWVEGITLTKKIQQEGKMNPEDVEEFLLKILPVLGYIHQENIVHRDVKPDNIILRGKDNLPILIDFGAVKEALTTFVYSQGQSAYSIAIGTPGYMSSEQAAGRPIFSSDLYSLGLTAVYMLTGKSPQHLRSDSRTGEILWRDEIPDLHSNLAGVIDRAIRFNPRERFSSAPEMLEALKPVTSHNPTVGFGSPVISTDNSRTPINNNSQTVSYDPTVAVGGRVNPHNLVNNSINGGTVRRGNGGTVAVNNFTRDYEEEDKRGFFGSLLPILWLSLIAIASFTLGYGVIANLFSNSNGEFANESGENQTTEIPEENQSPTIESNRRNPIFNPDIFRRPQEEETVEEENPTEETNGENNSEMAQNENTSPDTNNPDSNQNSDNVEPVNPPNNTREQNPLPVLTTGNVVNEILGRFGQPNQTQSNPDDNTTEWSYDNIFNTNSQVSYKVNDANGSIQEVNLSFPVAVDTATIEATFERLLRGNITPEVREALRQVVQGETDLRAFSLAKWDGQIRKVNGNINISVWLR